The window CGAACACCGCCGGCACCTTCCCGGCTCGTAACGGACACGTTCTGCTTCGCTGTTCTCCAGACGATGGCGGTGCGCAGGGCCCTGCCTGGGCTCCACCGCCCGGGCCCTGCGCACCACCCCACCGGCCTCAACTCGCCTCGGCGACGCCCGGCTGAGGCGGCCTTCCCGTCCCGGCTCCCTCAGGGGGCGCGGCGGCGATGATGCTGTCGAGGATCGCGTGGGACGCCTGTAGATCCTCGATGGCGCGGGTGATTCGCTCGCCCTCCCGGCGCAGTTGGGCGAGCAGGTCTGGACAGGTGGGGACGAGACGCTCGTCGTCCGACCGGATGCACGGCAGGACCTGGGCGATCAGAG of the Streptomyces aurantiacus genome contains:
- a CDS encoding MerR family transcriptional regulator; amino-acid sequence: MRMKEMVQRTRVHERLLRYYEQQGLLTPERLPSGYRVYNESDVETVRRIRCLLAAGLPTALIAQVLPCIRSDDERLVPTCPDLLAQLRREGERITRAIEDLQASHAILDSIIAAAPPEGAGTGRPPQPGVAEAS